Proteins found in one Streptomyces sp. CB09001 genomic segment:
- a CDS encoding CGNR zinc finger domain-containing protein, whose amino-acid sequence MSERSPAPGGLELVEALVNTLDLETGADSLDTEEGRARLGLTQDDVPAARELRESLRATLLAHAGHPPHRAVTPLGELLAAAPLVVAVDPADGSAALTPAGEGSLTARVAAAVAQALVAGTWSRFKACEAADCHWAYYDRSPAGRGRWCSMQVCGARAKMRRYRAKES is encoded by the coding sequence ATGAGTGAGAGATCGCCCGCACCGGGCGGCCTGGAACTGGTCGAGGCCCTGGTGAACACACTGGACCTCGAAACGGGCGCCGACTCGCTGGACACGGAGGAGGGCCGGGCGCGGCTCGGCCTGACGCAGGACGACGTGCCCGCGGCCCGTGAGCTGCGAGAGTCCCTGCGCGCGACCCTGCTCGCCCACGCCGGCCACCCGCCGCACCGCGCGGTGACCCCGCTGGGGGAGCTGCTGGCGGCCGCCCCGCTGGTGGTCGCCGTCGACCCGGCCGACGGCTCCGCAGCCCTCACCCCGGCCGGGGAGGGCTCCCTGACCGCCCGCGTCGCCGCCGCCGTCGCCCAGGCACTGGTGGCAGGCACCTGGAGCCGCTTCAAGGCGTGCGAGGCCGCCGACTGCCACTGGGCCTACTACGACCGCAGCCCCGCGGGACGCGGCCGCTGGTGTTCCATGCAGGTGTGCGGGGCCCGCGCCAAGATGCGCCGGTACCGGGCCAAGGAGTCGTAA
- a CDS encoding GtrA family protein: protein MGHGSSGAHTAPSAPDAPRAGMRERIERLVREVVKFGAVGGAGVLVNLLVFNLVRHTTDLQVVRASIIATIVAIVFNYVGFRYFTYRDRDKSGQTREMSLFLLFSAVGLVIENGVLYTATYGFGWDSPLQSNIFKFLGIGIGTLFRFWSYRSWVFRSLPAGEPVTRAETFLEHEHPTVVPRPDGAPAGHR, encoded by the coding sequence ATGGGACATGGTTCCTCGGGTGCTCACACGGCTCCCTCCGCGCCCGATGCGCCCCGCGCCGGGATGCGGGAGCGGATCGAGCGGCTCGTGCGCGAGGTCGTGAAGTTCGGCGCCGTGGGCGGCGCGGGGGTGCTGGTCAACCTCCTCGTCTTCAACCTCGTACGGCACACGACCGACCTCCAGGTGGTGCGGGCCAGCATCATCGCCACGATCGTCGCGATCGTCTTCAACTACGTGGGCTTCCGCTACTTCACGTACCGCGACCGCGACAAGAGCGGCCAGACCCGCGAGATGTCGCTGTTCCTGCTGTTCAGCGCGGTCGGCCTGGTCATCGAGAACGGCGTGCTCTACACGGCGACGTACGGGTTCGGCTGGGACAGCCCGCTGCAGAGCAACATCTTCAAGTTCCTCGGCATCGGGATCGGCACACTGTTCCGCTTCTGGTCGTACCGCAGCTGGGTCTTCCGCTCGCTGCCCGCCGGTGAGCCGGTGACGCGGGCGGAGACCTTCCTGGAGCACGAGCACCCGACCGTGGTCCCCCGCCCGGACGGCGCCCCCGCCGGCCATCGCTGA
- a CDS encoding acyl-CoA thioesterase: MTDQAEQASAAQSTAPEIPGKPTSASRTTLSHIMTHSDTNLLGTVHGGVIMKLVDDAAGAVAGRHSGGPAVTASMDEMAFLEPVRVGDLVHVKAQVNWTGRSSMEVGVRVLAERWNESTPATQVGSAYLVFAAVDADGKPRTVPPVLPETEKDKRRYQEAQIRRTHRLARRRAIMELRERRVAQGYED, encoded by the coding sequence ATGACAGACCAGGCAGAACAGGCCTCGGCCGCGCAGTCGACGGCCCCGGAGATCCCGGGCAAGCCGACCTCGGCGTCCCGCACCACCCTCAGTCACATCATGACGCACAGCGACACCAACCTTCTGGGCACGGTGCACGGCGGTGTGATCATGAAGCTCGTCGACGACGCGGCGGGCGCCGTGGCCGGACGGCACTCCGGCGGGCCCGCCGTCACCGCGTCCATGGACGAGATGGCCTTCCTCGAACCGGTCCGCGTCGGCGACCTCGTCCATGTGAAGGCCCAGGTCAACTGGACCGGCCGCAGTTCCATGGAGGTGGGCGTCCGGGTCCTGGCCGAGCGCTGGAACGAGTCGACCCCGGCCACCCAGGTCGGCTCGGCCTACCTGGTCTTCGCGGCCGTGGACGCCGACGGCAAGCCGCGCACGGTGCCGCCGGTGCTGCCCGAGACCGAGAAGGACAAGCGGCGCTACCAGGAGGCCCAGATCCGCCGCACCCACCGCCTGGCCCGCCGCCGCGCGATCATGGAACTTCGGGAGCGGCGGGTGGCGCAGGGGTACGAGGACTGA
- the purE gene encoding 5-(carboxyamino)imidazole ribonucleotide mutase, with the protein MSQPSPVSPVVGIVMGSDSDWPVMEAAAKALDEFEVPYEVDVVSAHRMPHEMIAYGEQAAGRGLKAIVAGAGGAAHLPGMLASVTPLPVIGVPVPLKYLDGMDSLLSIVQMPAGVPVATVSVGGARNAGLLAARILAAHDEELLGRMREFQQELNDQATEKGKRLRTKVEGSAAGFGFGK; encoded by the coding sequence ATGAGCCAGCCCAGCCCGGTGAGCCCGGTCGTCGGCATCGTCATGGGGTCGGACTCCGACTGGCCCGTCATGGAGGCCGCCGCCAAGGCCCTCGACGAGTTCGAGGTCCCCTACGAGGTCGACGTCGTCTCCGCGCACCGCATGCCGCACGAGATGATCGCGTACGGCGAGCAGGCCGCCGGACGCGGCCTCAAGGCGATCGTCGCCGGGGCCGGGGGCGCCGCCCACCTGCCCGGCATGCTCGCCTCCGTGACGCCGCTGCCGGTCATCGGCGTGCCGGTGCCGCTGAAGTACCTGGACGGCATGGACAGCCTGCTGTCCATCGTGCAGATGCCGGCCGGCGTCCCCGTCGCCACCGTCTCCGTCGGCGGCGCCCGCAACGCCGGTCTGCTGGCCGCCCGCATCCTCGCCGCCCACGACGAGGAACTGCTCGGCCGGATGCGCGAGTTCCAGCAGGAGCTGAACGACCAGGCCACCGAGAAGGGCAAGCGGCTGCGCACCAAGGTCGAGGGCTCCGCGGCCGGCTTCGGATTCGGAAAGTGA
- a CDS encoding UDP-glucose/GDP-mannose dehydrogenase family protein — MALKITVIGTGYLGATHAAAMAELGFEVLGLDVVPEKIEMLQRGQVPMYEPGLEELLAKHVAGIEGSSGRLRFTTDFAEVAAFGDVHFLCVNTPQKHGEYACDMSYVDSALASLAPHLTGPALVVGKSTVPVGSADRLAAYLAEHAPAGDGAELAWNPEFLREGFAVEDTLHPDRLVVGVRSERAEKLLREVYATPIAEGSPFVVTDFPTAELVKTAANSFLATKISFINAMAEVCEAAGGDVAKLAEAIGYDDRIGKKFLRAGIGFGGGCLPKDIRAFMARAGELGADQALTFLREIDSINMRQRGQMVELTRQALGGGPFLGKRVAVLGATFKPDSDDVRDSPALNVAGQVHLQGAQVTVYDPKGMENARRLFPTLGYADSALEAVRGADVVLHLTEWREFRELDPETLGEAAAARVILDGRNALDPARWRKAGWTYRAMGRPTA; from the coding sequence ATGGCCCTGAAGATCACCGTGATCGGTACCGGCTATCTCGGCGCCACCCACGCGGCGGCCATGGCCGAGCTCGGTTTCGAGGTGCTGGGCCTCGACGTGGTGCCCGAGAAGATCGAGATGCTCCAGCGGGGCCAGGTCCCGATGTACGAGCCGGGCCTGGAGGAGCTGCTCGCCAAGCACGTCGCCGGGATCGAGGGCTCCAGCGGGCGGCTGCGCTTCACCACCGACTTCGCCGAGGTCGCGGCCTTCGGCGACGTGCACTTCCTGTGCGTGAACACCCCGCAGAAGCACGGCGAGTACGCCTGCGACATGTCGTACGTCGACTCGGCGCTGGCCTCGCTGGCGCCGCACCTGACCGGCCCCGCGCTGGTCGTCGGCAAGTCGACCGTGCCGGTGGGCTCCGCCGACCGGCTGGCCGCCTACCTGGCCGAGCACGCGCCGGCCGGCGACGGGGCCGAGCTGGCCTGGAACCCGGAGTTCCTGCGCGAGGGCTTCGCCGTCGAGGACACCCTGCACCCCGACCGGCTGGTGGTCGGCGTACGCAGCGAGCGGGCCGAGAAGCTGCTGCGCGAGGTGTACGCGACGCCGATCGCGGAGGGCTCGCCGTTCGTCGTCACGGACTTCCCCACGGCCGAGCTGGTGAAGACCGCCGCGAACTCCTTCCTCGCCACCAAGATCTCCTTCATCAACGCGATGGCGGAGGTCTGCGAGGCGGCCGGCGGCGACGTCGCCAAGCTGGCGGAGGCGATCGGGTACGACGACCGGATCGGCAAGAAGTTCCTGCGGGCCGGGATCGGCTTCGGCGGCGGCTGTCTGCCGAAGGACATCCGCGCCTTCATGGCCCGCGCCGGTGAGCTGGGCGCCGACCAGGCGCTGACCTTCCTGCGCGAGATCGACTCGATCAACATGCGCCAGCGCGGCCAGATGGTGGAGCTGACCCGGCAGGCGCTGGGCGGCGGTCCCTTCCTGGGCAAGCGGGTCGCGGTGCTGGGCGCCACCTTCAAGCCCGACTCGGACGACGTACGGGACTCCCCCGCGCTGAACGTCGCCGGGCAGGTGCACCTCCAGGGCGCCCAGGTGACGGTGTACGACCCCAAGGGCATGGAGAACGCCCGGCGGCTCTTCCCGACCCTCGGCTACGCCGACTCGGCGCTGGAGGCGGTGCGGGGCGCGGACGTCGTCCTGCACCTCACCGAGTGGCGGGAGTTCCGCGAGCTGGACCCGGAGACGCTCGGCGAGGCGGCGGCGGCCCGGGTGATCCTGGACGGGCGCAACGCCCTGGACCCGGCGCGGTGGCGGAAGGCCGGCTGGACGTACCGGGCGATGGGCCGTCCGACCGCCTGA
- a CDS encoding dipeptidase produces MADLQDDLHTGTEAGGLDDLPVPLAAEAFPPEPYAPVSDPDDEPLTRAHAVLAAHPVADGCNGLPWALRHLPWYDLELGESAVDTDVPRLREGHVGALLWSLHLPESLDGEGAVGATLEQLDLVKTVVRAHPEGLRLAYDAGQTIDARNCGRVAVLPGPAGAAALGDRIGILRSLHALGLRVLTLSGVSWASEAGLTRFGEEVVREMNRLGVVADLSGAGAETVRRTFAVSKAPALCTRSAARALRPHPANLPDDLLVELGAAGGLCMVPLTAEQTGPTVRDVADHLDHVRTVAGPESVGLSGTYDSGAAHPLELGDPSCYPRLIAELLRRGWDEADVALLTWGNVQRVLRAAAFTAKAAQLRRDPSTATIADLDG; encoded by the coding sequence ATGGCAGACCTCCAGGACGACCTGCACACCGGTACCGAGGCCGGTGGGCTCGACGACCTGCCCGTGCCGCTCGCCGCGGAGGCCTTTCCGCCGGAGCCCTACGCTCCCGTGTCCGACCCCGACGACGAGCCGCTGACCCGGGCGCACGCCGTGCTGGCCGCCCATCCGGTCGCCGACGGCTGCAACGGCCTGCCCTGGGCGCTGAGACACCTGCCCTGGTACGACCTGGAGCTGGGCGAGAGCGCCGTCGACACCGACGTGCCGCGGCTGCGCGAGGGACACGTGGGAGCGCTGCTGTGGTCGCTGCACCTGCCCGAGTCCCTCGACGGGGAGGGTGCGGTCGGTGCCACGCTGGAGCAGCTCGACCTGGTCAAGACGGTCGTGCGGGCCCACCCGGAGGGGCTGCGCCTGGCGTACGACGCGGGGCAGACCATCGACGCCCGCAACTGCGGCCGGGTCGCCGTGCTGCCCGGCCCCGCGGGCGCCGCCGCCCTCGGTGACCGCATCGGCATCCTGCGCTCCCTGCACGCCCTCGGCCTGCGCGTCCTGACGCTGTCCGGGGTGAGCTGGGCGAGCGAGGCGGGGCTGACCCGGTTCGGCGAGGAGGTCGTCCGGGAGATGAACCGGCTCGGTGTCGTCGCCGACCTCTCCGGCGCCGGTGCCGAGACCGTCCGCCGTACCTTCGCGGTGTCCAAGGCGCCGGCGCTGTGCACCCGCTCCGCCGCCCGCGCCCTGCGCCCGCACCCCGCCAACCTCCCCGACGACCTGCTGGTGGAGCTCGGCGCGGCCGGCGGCCTGTGCATGGTGCCGCTGACCGCCGAGCAGACCGGGCCGACCGTCCGGGACGTCGCCGACCACCTCGACCACGTCCGCACGGTGGCCGGCCCGGAGAGCGTCGGCCTGTCCGGCACCTACGACAGCGGCGCCGCGCACCCGCTGGAGCTGGGCGACCCCTCCTGCTACCCCCGGCTCATCGCCGAACTGCTCAGGCGCGGCTGGGACGAGGCGGACGTGGCCCTGCTGACCTGGGGCAACGTCCAGCGGGTCCTGCGTGCCGCCGCCTTCACCGCGAAGGCGGCCCAGCTGCGCCGCGACCCGTCCACGGCGACCATCGCCGACCTGGACGGATAG
- a CDS encoding acyl-CoA dehydrogenase, whose amino-acid sequence MAGSADFDLYRPSEEHDMLRDAVRSLAEAKIAPYAAAVDEEARFPQEALDALTANDLHAVHVPEEYGGAGADALATVIVIEEVARACASSSLIPAVNKLGSLPVILSGSEELKKKYMTPLAKGDGMFSYCLSEPDAGSDAAGMKTKAVRDGDFWVLNGVKRWITNAGVSEYYTVMAVTDPSKRSKGISAFVVEKSDEGVSFGAPEKKLGIKGSPTREVYLDNVRIPADRMIGAEGTGFATAMQTLDHTRVTIAAQALGIAQGALDYAKGYVKERKQFGKPIADFQGIQFMLADMAMKIEAARQLTYAAAAKSQRGDSDLTFQGAAAKCFASDVAMEVTTDAVQLLGGYGYTRDYPVERMMRDAKITQIYEGTNQVQRIVMARNLP is encoded by the coding sequence TTGGCCGGATCGGCTGACTTCGACCTGTACCGCCCGTCCGAGGAGCACGACATGCTCCGGGACGCCGTCCGCTCGCTGGCCGAGGCGAAGATCGCGCCGTACGCCGCCGCGGTGGACGAGGAGGCCCGCTTCCCGCAGGAGGCCCTGGACGCGCTCACCGCGAACGACCTGCACGCGGTGCACGTGCCGGAGGAGTACGGCGGCGCGGGGGCCGACGCGCTCGCCACGGTCATCGTGATCGAGGAGGTGGCCCGCGCCTGCGCCTCCTCCTCCCTCATCCCGGCCGTGAACAAGCTCGGCTCGCTCCCGGTGATCCTCTCCGGCTCCGAGGAGCTGAAGAAGAAGTACATGACCCCGCTCGCCAAGGGCGACGGCATGTTCTCCTACTGCCTCTCCGAGCCCGACGCGGGCTCCGACGCGGCCGGCATGAAGACCAAGGCCGTCCGCGACGGCGACTTCTGGGTGCTCAACGGCGTCAAGCGCTGGATCACCAACGCCGGCGTCAGCGAGTACTACACCGTCATGGCGGTCACCGACCCGAGCAAGCGCTCCAAGGGCATCTCCGCCTTCGTGGTCGAGAAGTCCGACGAGGGCGTCTCCTTCGGCGCCCCGGAGAAGAAGCTCGGCATCAAGGGCTCCCCGACCCGCGAGGTCTACCTCGACAACGTCCGCATCCCCGCCGACCGCATGATCGGCGCGGAGGGCACCGGCTTCGCCACCGCGATGCAGACGCTGGACCACACCCGCGTCACCATCGCCGCCCAGGCCCTCGGCATCGCCCAGGGCGCCCTCGACTACGCCAAGGGCTACGTCAAGGAGCGCAAGCAGTTCGGCAAGCCGATCGCCGACTTCCAGGGCATCCAGTTCATGCTCGCCGACATGGCCATGAAGATCGAGGCCGCCCGCCAGCTCACGTACGCGGCCGCCGCCAAGTCCCAGCGCGGTGACAGCGACCTCACCTTCCAGGGTGCCGCCGCCAAGTGCTTCGCCTCGGACGTGGCCATGGAGGTCACCACGGACGCCGTCCAGCTGCTCGGCGGCTACGGCTACACCCGGGACTACCCGGTGGAGCGCATGATGCGCGACGCCAAGATCACGCAGATCTACGAGGGCACCAACCAGGTCCAGCGCATCGTCATGGCGCGCAACCTGCCGTAG
- a CDS encoding vWA domain-containing protein gives MPKSQNYINHVALVLDASSSMRRLSHKVVEVADQQIAYLARRSQELDQETRVTVYVFADQVECVIYDKDVLRMPSLKQMYRVGGMTALLAATLKSQRELAQTAQLYGDHSFLTFVLTDGQENVSHRCPDAPVRDPRALVEAVSRMIETQADNWTLAVLVPDQMGKREAMQYGFPKDNIAIWDATSTQGLEEAGQVIQEATEKFMVGRTKGIRGSRAVFSTGGDAVNKDTIKAAGLTPVESSKYQLIDVTRDVAIRDWVVERGHTYRTGGAFYQLSKSEKVQPKKQISVLEKKTDRVYTGPEARALLGLPDVEVRIKPDHNDEFTIFVQSTSVNRKLVPNTRLLLML, from the coding sequence ATGCCCAAGAGCCAGAACTACATCAACCACGTCGCTCTCGTGCTGGACGCCAGTTCGTCCATGCGGCGGCTGAGCCACAAGGTGGTCGAGGTCGCCGACCAGCAGATCGCCTACCTGGCCCGCCGGTCGCAGGAGCTGGACCAGGAGACCCGCGTCACGGTGTACGTCTTCGCCGACCAGGTGGAGTGCGTCATCTACGACAAGGACGTGCTGCGGATGCCGTCGCTGAAGCAGATGTACCGGGTCGGCGGCATGACGGCACTGCTGGCGGCCACGCTCAAGTCGCAGCGGGAGCTGGCGCAGACGGCCCAGCTGTACGGCGACCACAGCTTCCTGACCTTCGTCCTCACCGACGGGCAGGAGAACGTGAGCCACCGCTGCCCGGACGCCCCCGTCAGGGACCCGCGCGCCCTGGTCGAGGCCGTGTCCCGGATGATCGAGACGCAGGCGGACAACTGGACGCTGGCCGTCCTCGTGCCGGACCAGATGGGCAAGCGCGAGGCCATGCAGTACGGGTTCCCCAAGGACAACATCGCCATCTGGGACGCCACGAGCACCCAGGGCCTCGAGGAGGCCGGACAGGTCATCCAGGAGGCCACCGAGAAGTTCATGGTGGGGCGCACCAAGGGCATCCGGGGCTCGCGGGCCGTGTTCTCCACGGGCGGCGACGCGGTCAACAAGGACACCATCAAGGCGGCCGGCCTCACGCCGGTGGAGTCGTCGAAGTACCAGTTGATCGACGTCACCCGCGACGTGGCGATCCGGGACTGGGTCGTCGAGCGCGGGCACACCTACCGCACCGGTGGTGCGTTCTACCAGCTGAGCAAGTCGGAGAAGGTCCAGCCGAAGAAGCAGATATCGGTGCTGGAGAAGAAGACGGACCGGGTGTACACGGGGCCCGAGGCCCGCGCCCTGCTCGGCCTGCCGGACGTGGAGGTCCGCATCAAGCCCGACCACAACGACGAGTTCACGATCTTCGTGCAGAGCACGAGCGTGAACCGGAAGCTCGTACCGAACACACGGCTCCTGCTCATGCTCTGA
- a CDS encoding VOC family protein, with protein MAVAELGPVVLDCPDPRALARFYAGVLGGTVEGEDDWIDLKLPDGRVLAFQAAPGFVPPKWPAPDDSQQFHLDLTVTDLDAAEKAVLELGARALDTEDRTRTFRVYADPAGHPFCLCAC; from the coding sequence ATGGCTGTCGCCGAACTGGGCCCCGTCGTCCTGGACTGTCCCGACCCCCGTGCACTGGCCCGCTTCTACGCCGGCGTGCTCGGCGGCACCGTCGAGGGCGAGGACGACTGGATCGACCTGAAGCTGCCGGACGGACGGGTGCTGGCGTTCCAGGCCGCCCCCGGGTTCGTACCGCCGAAGTGGCCCGCGCCCGACGACTCGCAGCAGTTCCACCTCGACCTCACCGTCACGGACCTGGACGCGGCCGAGAAGGCGGTGCTGGAGCTGGGCGCGCGTGCGCTGGACACGGAGGACCGCACGCGTACCTTCCGGGTCTACGCCGACCCGGCCGGGCACCCGTTCTGCCTCTGCGCCTGCTGA
- a CDS encoding 5-(carboxyamino)imidazole ribonucleotide synthase yields the protein MTFPVVGMVGGGQLARMTHEAGIPLGIRFKLLSDTPQDSAAQVVNEVVVGDYRDLDTLREFARGCDVITFDHEHVPTEHLKALEADGIPVRPGPEALVHAQDKGVMRAKLDAIGVPCPRHRIVRDPADVAAFAAEGVAEGAAGGDGFPVVLKTVRGGYDGKGVWVVDSVEEAAEPFRAGVPVLAEEKVDFVRELAANVVRSPHGQAVAYPVVESRQVNGVCDTVIAPAPGLDEALALRAEEMALGIAKELGVVGHLAVELFQTRDGRVLVNELAMRPHNSGHWTMDGAITSQFANHVRAVLDLPLGDPRPRAKWTVMVNVLGGDYPDMYSAYLHCMARDPQLKIHMYGKDVKPGRKVGHVNTYGDDLDDVLERARHAAGYLRGTITE from the coding sequence GTGACGTTCCCGGTAGTCGGCATGGTCGGCGGTGGCCAGCTCGCTCGTATGACACACGAGGCGGGCATCCCGCTCGGCATCAGGTTCAAGCTTCTCAGTGACACTCCCCAGGACTCTGCGGCGCAGGTCGTGAACGAAGTCGTCGTCGGCGACTATCGCGATCTGGACACGTTGCGCGAGTTCGCGCGCGGCTGTGACGTGATCACCTTCGATCACGAACACGTGCCGACCGAGCACCTCAAGGCCCTGGAGGCGGACGGCATCCCCGTCCGCCCCGGCCCCGAGGCGCTCGTGCACGCCCAGGACAAGGGCGTGATGCGCGCGAAACTCGACGCGATCGGCGTGCCCTGCCCGCGGCACCGGATCGTGCGCGATCCGGCCGACGTGGCCGCCTTCGCGGCGGAAGGCGTCGCGGAAGGCGCCGCCGGGGGCGACGGCTTCCCCGTCGTCCTCAAGACGGTCCGCGGCGGGTACGACGGCAAGGGCGTGTGGGTCGTGGACTCCGTCGAGGAGGCGGCCGAGCCCTTCCGCGCGGGTGTGCCCGTGCTGGCGGAGGAGAAGGTCGACTTCGTCCGCGAGCTGGCCGCCAACGTGGTCCGCTCCCCGCACGGCCAGGCGGTGGCCTACCCCGTCGTCGAGTCCCGGCAGGTCAACGGCGTCTGCGACACGGTGATCGCCCCGGCGCCCGGCCTGGACGAGGCGCTGGCCCTGCGCGCCGAGGAGATGGCGCTCGGCATCGCCAAGGAACTGGGCGTCGTCGGCCACCTCGCCGTCGAGCTGTTCCAGACCCGCGACGGCCGCGTCCTGGTCAACGAACTGGCGATGCGCCCGCACAACTCCGGCCACTGGACGATGGACGGCGCGATCACCTCGCAGTTCGCCAACCACGTCCGCGCGGTCCTCGACCTCCCCCTCGGCGACCCGCGCCCGCGCGCCAAGTGGACGGTGATGGTCAACGTCCTGGGCGGCGACTACCCGGACATGTACTCCGCGTACCTGCACTGCATGGCCCGCGACCCGCAGCTGAAGATCCACATGTACGGCAAGGACGTGAAGCCCGGCCGCAAGGTCGGCCACGTCAACACCTACGGCGACGACCTGGACGACGTGCTGGAGCGCGCCCGTCACGCTGCCGGCTACCTGAGAGGCACGATCACCGAATGA
- a CDS encoding dipeptidase has protein sequence MTSLDKARELLREFPVVDGHNDLPWALREQVRYDLDARDIATDQSAHLHTDLARLRSGGVGAQYWSVYVRSDLPGAVTATLEQIDCVRRLIDRHPGELRAALTAADLEAARAEGRIASLMGAEGGHSIDNSLATLRGLYALGVRYMTLTHNDNNAWADSATDEPGVGGLSAFGREVVREMNREGMLVDLSHVAATTMRDALDTSTAPVIFSHSSSRAVCDHPRNIPDDVLERLPANGGMAMVTFVPKFVLQAAVDWTTEADENMRAHGFHHLDSGPEAMKVHAAFEERVPRPVATVSTVADHLDHMREVAGVDHLGLGGDYDGTPFTPDGLGDVSGYPNLIAELLDRGWSQADLAKLTWKNAVRVLDAAEDVARGLRATRGPSNATIEQLDGPAAGQPNG, from the coding sequence ATGACATCGCTGGACAAGGCCCGGGAACTGCTGCGCGAGTTCCCCGTCGTCGACGGGCACAACGACCTGCCCTGGGCGCTGCGCGAGCAGGTGCGCTACGACCTCGACGCCCGTGACATCGCCACCGACCAGTCCGCCCACCTGCACACCGACCTGGCCCGGCTGCGCTCCGGCGGCGTCGGCGCGCAGTACTGGTCGGTGTACGTCCGCTCCGACCTGCCCGGCGCGGTGACGGCGACGCTGGAGCAGATCGACTGCGTACGGCGGCTGATCGACCGCCACCCCGGCGAGCTGCGGGCCGCGCTGACCGCCGCCGACCTGGAGGCCGCGCGCGCCGAGGGCCGGATCGCGTCCCTGATGGGTGCCGAGGGCGGCCACTCCATCGACAACTCGCTGGCCACCCTCCGCGGGCTGTACGCGCTCGGCGTGCGCTACATGACGCTCACCCACAACGACAACAACGCGTGGGCGGACTCGGCGACCGACGAGCCCGGCGTCGGCGGCCTGTCGGCCTTCGGCCGCGAGGTCGTGCGGGAGATGAACCGCGAGGGCATGCTGGTCGACCTCTCGCACGTCGCGGCGACGACGATGCGCGACGCGCTGGACACCTCCACCGCACCGGTGATCTTCTCGCACTCGTCCTCCCGCGCGGTGTGCGACCACCCGCGCAACATCCCGGACGACGTCCTGGAGCGGCTGCCGGCCAACGGCGGCATGGCGATGGTGACGTTCGTGCCGAAGTTCGTGCTCCAGGCCGCCGTGGACTGGACCACCGAGGCCGACGAGAACATGCGCGCGCACGGCTTCCACCACCTCGACTCCGGCCCCGAGGCGATGAAGGTCCACGCCGCCTTCGAGGAGCGCGTCCCGCGCCCCGTCGCCACCGTCTCCACGGTCGCCGACCACCTCGACCACATGCGCGAGGTCGCCGGCGTCGACCACCTCGGCCTCGGTGGCGACTACGACGGCACGCCCTTCACCCCGGACGGCCTCGGCGACGTCTCCGGCTACCCGAACCTGATCGCCGAGCTGCTCGACCGCGGCTGGTCGCAGGCCGACCTGGCCAAGCTGACCTGGAAGAACGCGGTCCGGGTACTCGACGCCGCGGAGGACGTGGCCCGGGGGCTCCGGGCGACGCGGGGGCCGTCCAACGCCACCATCGAGCAGCTGGACGGGCCGGCCGCCGGGCAGCCGAACGGCTGA